In one Rhipicephalus microplus isolate Deutch F79 unplaced genomic scaffold, USDA_Rmic scaffold_120, whole genome shotgun sequence genomic region, the following are encoded:
- the LOC119171921 gene encoding uncharacterized protein LOC119171921 produces the protein MKPAILTCLVLCCGGASSHSVYQRQFRWWPSGDSADQLPPGVPGQDHVTGDTAEITSRIASGAASYSGSYGGSYGGGYSGSYRGSYGGKGYGGGYGGGYGGGYGGGYGGGYGGGYGGGYGGGYGGGYGGGYGGGFGGGYGGQSWVTRGGESGSDTTGSSGHGGGSGGGSGGGSFNETDHTRGYRSGFGGGYGGGHSSSYESRSRVVISDERGGDLRRGGSMSRNEAGTGSGYGGGYGGSHGGSYGGRTANLSGTSSTDTTSGNGYGGGSASESGGGSRYRGGYGGGYGGSYGGGQWVSTDMRGSESESSAQTAGAHISSSRGTMRNESGSGSGYGTSYQDSYRSEQRSGHGGGYGSGYGGGHGRHRFANTEETGTGHRRANVNETSSGSVDEGGYRSGYGGGYGGGYTDRYNRGGYRGSYEGRSRVVHAEESVTETRRVTEYGDTSSNETGTNTRYGGSNRGGYGGGYGGGYGGGYGGGHGGGYGGGYETQRRISSNLRNETDRVNVSESGGDHGGGYGGGYGGGYGGGYGGGYGGGHGGHSSVRVGGESATSVRSGGRYLGARGGSETTSDNAHHRRTGEGSGGGYNGGLGDTRAVVNDTESGSESARVTGRGGRRGDITVTDFESDAQDYHGGSRRDGASERRSGTSGHGSVISDINGGGSSISSGGASGGGSGGGGGGSGFNTRSGSTGDQSTSGGSNAGDNSRGFGRGLAGSRGVYAGGYIVEYGERTSSRVETSRGSDVPCVRVRNCASIITASTGMRPGAVHAPEQQSASRGHVQEIVDDSQVRLRDLAQRPVESEEQIGDD, from the exons ATGAAGCCCGCG ATTTTAACGTGCCTTGTTCTTTGTTGTGGAGGCGCGTCAAGCCACAGCGTATACCAAAGGCAGTTCCGGTGGTGGCCATCGGGAGACAGCGCAGATCAACTTCCACCTGGAGTGCCAGGGCAAGACCATGTTACTGGGGACACGGCCGAAATAACTAGCAGAATCGCCTCAGGTGCAGCCAGTTACAGCGGTTCTTACGGAGGCAGCTACGGCGGTGGCTACAGTGGCAGCTACAGAGGTAGCTACGGAGGCAAAGGTTATGGGGGTGGTTATGGAGGTGGATATGGGGGTGGTTACGGAGGAGGTTATGGGGGTGGTTACGGAGGCGGCTACGGTGGCGGATACGGGGGCGGATACGGTGGCGGCTACGGTGGTGGATATGGAGGCGGCTTTGGTGGTGGTTATGGAGGCCAAAGCTGGGTAACCAGAGGCGGAGAGAGTGGCAGTGATACCACAGGGAGCAGCGGACATGGTGGTGGAAGCGGGG GTGGAAGTGGAGGTGGAAGCTTCAATGAAACTGATCACACAAGGGGATACAGGAGTGGCTTTGGTGGTGGTTACGGAGGCGGACATAGTAGCAGTTATGAAAGTCGCAGTAGGGTTGTGATTAGCGACGAACGAGGAGGTGATTTGCGCAGAGGCGGAAGCATGAGTCGGAACGAAGCGGGCACTGGCAGTGGCTATGGAGGTGGTTATGGAGGAAGCCATGGTGGTAGCTATGGTGGAAGAACAGCCAATCTCAGTGGCACAAGCAGCACTGACACTACAAGCGGCAATGGTTACGGTGGAGGAAGTGCTAGTGAAAGTGGTGGAGGCAGCCGATATCGAGGTGGTTATGGAGGTGGTTACGGAGGCAGCTATGGAGGTGGTCAATGGGTCAGCACAGACATGCGTGGCAGTGAAAGTGAAAGCAGTGCTCAAACTGCGGGGGCACACATTAGTAGTAGCAGAGGTACCATGAGAAACGAATCAGGTAGTGGCAGTGGGTATGGAACAAGTTACCAAGACAGCTACAGAAGTGAACAAAGAAGTGGACATGGAGGTGGTTATGGAAGCGGCTACGGCGGTGGTCATGGAAGACATAGGTTCGCGAACACTGAGGAAACTGGCACGGGACATCGCAGAGCGAACGTAAATGAAACTTCAAGCGGTAGCGTGGATGAAGGTGGCTACAGAAGTGGATATGGAGGTGGTTATGGAGGTGGTTACACAGACAGATATAATAGAGGTGGTTACCGTGGAAGTTATGAAGGGCGAAGCCGAGTTGTGCATGCTGAAGAAAGTGTTACTGAGACCAGACGTGTCACCGAATACGGTGATACGAGCAGCAATGAAACAGGAACCAACACCAGATACGGAGGCAGCAACAGAGGTGGCTACGGTGGAGGCTACGGTGGCGGCTACGGTGGTGGCTACGGAGGTGGCCATGGAGGTGGTTATGGCGGTGGTTACGAAACGCAGCGACGTATTTCAAGCAACCTCAGAAATGAAACCGACAGAGTGAATGTCAGCGAATCTGGAGGAGACCATGGAGGCGGTTATGGAGGTGGCTATGGAGGTGGCTATGGAGGTGGCTATGGAGGTGGCTATGGTGGAGGCCACGGAGGTCATAGCAGTGTTCGTGTCGGAGGAGAAAGCGCCACAAGTGTCAGAAGTGGCGGCAGATATCTGGGTGCAAGAGGCGGCAGTGAAACCACTAGTGATAATGCTCATCACCGTAGAACCGGCGAAGGCTCTGGAGGTGGATACAATGGAGGTCTTGGAGACACAAGAGCTGTTGTGAACGACACCGAAAGCGGCAGTGAATCCGCAAGAGTAACTGGACGCGGAGGTCGAAGAGGAGACATAACAGTGACCGATTTCGAAAGCGACGCCCAAGATTATCATGGCGGTAGTAGAAGGGATGGcgccagtgaacgaagaagcgGCACAAGTGGACATGGGAGTGTAATCAGCGATATAAATGGTGGTGGTAGCAGTATTAGTAGTGGTGGTGCAAGCGGAGGTGgtagcggtggtggtggtggtggtagcggGTTCAATACAAGAAGTGGCAGCACTGGAGACCAAAGCACGAGTGGAGGCAGCAATGCCGGTGACAACAGCCGTGGTTTTGGCCGTGGTCTCGCTGGCAGCCGCGGCGTGTACGCCGGTGGGTATATTGTTGAGTACGGAGAACGAACAAGCTCACGTGTTGAAACTTCCCGGGGATCTGATGTTCCATGCGTGCGAGTGCGCAACTGTGCCAGCATAATCACAGCATCCACGGGCATGCGTCCTGGGGCGGTACATGCGCCCGAGCAACAGTCGGCATCAAGAGGACACGTGCAAGAAATCGTTGACGATTCTCAAGTACGCCTTCGTGACCTTGCTCAGCGACCAGTAGAAAGTGAGGAGCAAATAGGTGACGACTAA